In a genomic window of Trichoderma atroviride chromosome 4, complete sequence:
- a CDS encoding uncharacterized protein (EggNog:ENOG41) yields MTLEFNVNGGGDALLDLTFEQQQRDRAAAYAYSTTTTAHSSPGPSSHLVAAIGSWPLPVNMNAASAINSPQEARGSSPEEYHPNSPLSHMSSPHSHPSPVQHSPYQQATNPLTDWALHHHQQQAAHHHHHQALAGHDMTHYIQESTLVNYNAYPSYQPNPIDYLPPTTQAAMQTHLLESPFSSMPPLDDTAHAMHWGGAGMGNWQDFQNTLQLDGLQTVGSNSPTGTYLEVLSLPSSSSGDGWAVVDWGNPGHELFQPTPSAAIFNPSQTLHLRTNSGGSSDGGRSNELSNFEEVQSFPSPYSAHSDGHTDHRNCYSADGHHHSHDGHHHHHVHAHQHHHSPVAAVAPVSIKAESSVRHSPGSGAGSVSPSSSSTTSRRSNGIRKSPIAKAPKPVVRRISNGKKEGGNTEKKVGRRKGPLLPEQRKQASEIRKLRACLRCKFLKKTCDKGEPCAGCQPSHARLWQVPCTRIDIKDIGYFMKDWKADYERHMDRGVSVYNVKGFAQKETLMWITHGYGFALPVMVREVFVADDSCFSVEWVESYVATSDTIDFETRTEKLDVGAEGIRLDALSEYLDKHIEGPFEDFIDDHFEGTPFITEILKTAHRYYVKEKMPVIRKALKLVLAYNLTMHITMVESQGSEMPLDGQIDDEDSKYYGRTVAPVMINFQIKCALADMWRELQRDILEELSALYSGVYSGEKMKNWPTIFLLASILLAVWEEMQFDCHYRVPDPVAVNKFCNDMETTPVGVIVGLFHAISQKLPAFTDWDTRQHGHLLHNNVAVCDAMTEVRQHVIKHEAYLRTRREAKFDRYDFDSLSNKFLSKLVIRAN; encoded by the exons ATGACCCTCGAGTTCAATGTCAACGGCGGGGGCGATGCCTTACTCGATTTGACCTttgaacagcagcagcgggacCGGGCAGCTGCCTACGCCTACTCTACAACAACCACAGCTCACTCGAGTCCAGGGCCGTCGTCTCATCTCGTCGCGGCAATAGGCTCCTGGCCGCTACCCGTCAACATGaacgccgccagcgccatcaacTCTCCCCAGGAAGCTCGAGGCAGCTCTCCCGAGGAATACCACCCAAACTCGCCTCTCTCACACATGTCCAGCCCTCACAGTCACCCTTCGCCGGTCCAGCACTCTCCTTACCAGCAAGCGACGAACCCTCTGACCGACTGGGctcttcaccaccaccagcaacaGGCtgctcaccaccaccaccaccaggcTTTGGCCGGCCATGACATGACGCACTATATCCAGGAATCCACGCTGGTCAATTACAATGCGTACCCGAGCTACCAGCCAAATCCCATCGATTATCTACCGCCGACTACACAGGCTGCGATGCAGACCCATTTGCTAGAATCACCGTTCAGCTCGATGCCCCCTCTGGATGACACCGCACATGCAATGCACTGGGGAGGTGCAGGGATGGGAAACTGGCAGGACTTTCAAAACACTCTGCAGCTAGACGGATTGCAGACTGTTGGCAGCAATTCCCCCACCGGTACCTATCTTGAGGTCCTTTCGCtgccatcctcctcttctggcgatggctgggCGGTGGTGGACTGGGGAAATCCCGGCCATGAGCTGTTTCAACCTACTCCAAgcgctgccatcttcaaccCATCGCAGACCCTGCACTTGAGGACCAACTCTGGTGGTTCATCTGACGGTGGACGCTCAAACGAACTGAGCAACTTTGAAGAAGTCCagtcttttccttctccctaCTCGGCACATTCCGATGGCCACACCGATCATCGAAATTGCTACTCTGCTGATGGCCATCATCACAGCCATGacggccaccaccaccaccacgtCCACGCccaccaacaccaccacAGCCCAGTGGCGGCAGTTGCCCCAGTTTCCATCAAGGCCGAGTCTTCCGTCCGCCACAGCCCTGGCAGTGGAGCAGGCTCAGTGTCTCCCTCTTCGTCCAGCACAACctcaaggagaagcaatGGCATTCGCAAGAGCCCCATTGCCAAAGCACCCAAGCCAGTTGTCAGACGTATTTCTAACGGAAAGAAGGAGGGAGGAAACACTGAGAAGAAGGTGGGCCGCAGAAAGGGTCCTCTTTTGCCAGAGCAGCGAAAGCAAGCCAGCGAGATAAGAAAGCTGCGCGCTTGCCTGCGATGCAAATTTCTTAAGAAGACTTGCGATAAGGGAGAGCCATGTGCTGGATGCCAGCCGTCTCACGCTCGCCTCTGGCAGGTTCCCTGCACGCGAATTGACATCAAGGACATTGGTTACTTCATGAAGGACTGGAAGGCTGACTATGAGAGGCACATGGACCGCGGAGTGTCTGTCTACAATGTCAAGGGCTTTGCTCAAAAAGAGACCCTCATGTGGATCACCCACGGCTACGGCTTTGCCCTGCCCGTCATGGTCCGCGAGGTCTTTGTTGCTGATGACAGCTGCTTCTCTGTCGAGTGGGTTGAGTCATATGTTGCTACTAGCGACACCATTGACTTCGAGACCCGTACCGAGAAGCTCGACGTTGGTGCCGAGGGCATCCGTCTCGATGCCCTTTCTGAGTATCTTGACAAGCACATCGAAGGTCCCTTTGAAGACTTCATTGATGATCACTTTGAGGGCACTCCCTTCATCACTGAGATTCTCAAGACTGCCCACCGCTACTAcgtcaaggagaagatgcccGTCATCCGAAAGGCCCTTAAGTTGGTCCTTGCCTACAACTTGACTATGCACATCACCATGGTTGAGAGCCAGGGCTCTGAGATGCCCCTTGATGGTCAgatcgacgacgaagactCCAAGTACTACGGCCGTACCGTTGCGCCTGTCATGATCAACTTCCAGATTAAGTGTGCTCTGGCTGACATGTGGCGCGAGCTCCAGCGGGACATCCTGGAAGAGCTCTCTGCCTTGTACTCTGGAGTCTACAGtggcgagaagatgaagaactGGCCTACCATTTTCCTCTTGGCCTCAATCCTGCTCGCCGTGTGGGAAGAGATGCAGTTCGACTGCCACTACCGTGTTCCTGACCCTGTGGCGGTGAACAAGTTCTGCAACGACATGGAAACGACCCCTGTTGGTGTTATTGTGGGTCTCTTCCACGCCATTTCTCAGAAGCTTCCCGCCTTCACCGACTGGGACACCCGTCAGCACGGCCACCTGCTTCACAACAATGTTGCGGTCTGTGATGCCATGACCGAAGTGCGACAGCATGTCATCAAGCATG AGGCCTACCTGCGAACCCGAAGAGAGGCCAAGTTTGATCGCTATGACTTTGATTCGCTTTCCAACAAGTTCCTTTCAAAGCTTGTTATCCGGGCCAACTAA
- a CDS encoding uncharacterized protein (BUSCO:EOG092D2J1E): protein MTSYFFHIKFELYPTENPAAQARAPATDSSQDIWLPSDEASIFDDLPAHPRTYRSETYNIERLDTNRRRSFGASATLDRRAVVGANQKTEIVDSGVPRAPVENGHKIEPLPKQQPSERANGIPSPPSTLQSQTTIQDWRFGRINIETVDPSLIYERNMAGEGSKVAAAAGPSAAPTLGPSFSGAGTATKAEFIEFEGKNTEVGWGIVHFYKEGEETPGLYNEDVEEEQAGDMQDCTTLCIPAVPAYMSPSDFLGFLGERWQGDISHCRMVMTSRMSRYLVLLKFRDSKRAKQWRREYDGKIFNSMGSQACRVVFVKSITFERPTRARGRDYSISSSQAVVANSLKPFPPPTPNLVELPTCPVCLERMDETNGLMTVPCSHVFHCTCLQSWKGAGCPVCRFTNPSEESDPSNPYSQSFGGSSSNLCSVCDCVDDLWICLICGYVGCGRYKGGHAKDHWKDTAHCFALELETQYVWDYAGDMWVHRLIRDKGDGKVVELPMRGNDTANSEGEEDDVVPRAKLQTIGMEYTHLITSQLESQRAYYEEMINKMAVKASKFSAVAEKAAEQASEALEKSKYLEQNLNTLSKETVPQLERDLEREKGKAKKGENLARSLGQALQEEKRINEGLMKRIEHLDGEAATMRKQMEEQKTEIADLKEMNRDLTMFISGQEKLKEMENEGKIEEGELEGGYYECS from the exons ATGACTTCTTATTTCTTCCACATTAAATTCGAGCTTTATCCAACCGAAAATCCCGCCGCCCAAGCGAGAGCTCCCGCTACAGACAGCAGCCAGGATATTTGGCTACCGTCGGACGAAGCCAGCATTTTTGACGACCTTCCCGCGCACCCTCGAACTTATCGCTCGGAGACATACAATATCGAGAGACTAGATACAAATAGACGAAGATCCTTTGGCGCATCGGCGACTCTGGACCGCAGAGCCGTGGTTGGCGCAAACCAGAAGACAGAAATTGTAGACAGTGGGGTTCCGCGAGCACCGGTCGAAAACGGACACAAAATCGAGCCTTTGCCCAAACAGCAGCCATCAGAGCGAGCGAACGGTATCCCATCGCCGCCGAGCACTTTGCAGTCGCAGACTACGATCCAAGATTGGCGATTCGGACGCATAAACATCGAGACTGTAGATCCTAGCTTAATCTACGAGAGGAACATGGCTGGAGAGGGCAGCAAGGTGGCAGCTGCGGCTGGGCCATCAGCTGCGCCAACTTTGGGGCCGTCGTTTAGCGGCGCAGGGACGGCTACCAAGGCAGAGTTTATCGAGTTCGAAGGCAAGAATACCGAAGTTGGATGGGGCATCGTGCATTTCTATAAAGAGGGGGAAGAAACACCAGGACTCTACAACGAGGACGTagaggaggagcaggccgGTGATATGCAAGATTGCACCACGCTCTGTATCCCTGCCGTTCCTGCTTACATGTCGCCTTCAGACTTCTTGGGATTCTTGGGAGAGCGGTGGCAAGGAGACATCAGCCATTGCCGTATGGTCATGACATCGCGAATGAGTCGGTACCTGGTTCTGCTCAAGTTTCGGGATAGCAAACGGGCGAAACAGTGGAGGCGAGAGTACGATGGCAAGATTTTCAACTCTATGGGG TCTCAGGCCTGCCGTGTGGTGTTTGTGAAGAGCATCACGTTTGAAAGACCAACTCGAGCAAGGGGACGTGACtactccatctcatccagcCAGGCAGTTGTTGCGAATAGCCTGAagccttttcctcctcccacGCCAAACCTTGTGGAGTTGCCCACATGCCCCGTCTGTCTGGAGAGAATGGACGAAACGAACGGATTGATGACAGTGCCTTGTTCTCACGTTTTCCACTGCACGTGTTTGCAAAGCTGGAAAGGAGCGGGATGCCCAGTTTGCCGATTCACAAATCCTTCAGAAGAGAGCGATCCGTCAAATCCTTACAGCCAGTCTTTTGGCGGGTCGTCTTCCAACTTGTGCAGCGTCTGTGATTGTGTTGATGACCTCTGGATTTGCCTGATATGTGGTTACGTGGGATGCGGTCGATATAAGGGGGGTCACGCCAAGGACCACTGGAAAGATACGGCACActgctttgctttggagCTGGAGACACAATACGTGTGGGACTACGCCGGTGATATGTGGGTGCACCGCCTCATCCGCGACAAAGGCGATGGTAAAGTTGTGGAGCTTCCAATGCGAGGGAATGACACGGCCAATAgcgaaggagaggaagacgacgtaGTCCCACGGGCAAAGCTGCAGACAATCGGAATGGAGTATACTCACTTGATTACAAGTCAGCTCGAGTCTCAAAGAGCTTACTATGAGGAAATGATCAACAAAATGGCTGTCAAGGCATCGAAATTCTCGGCGGTGGCCGAGAAGGCTGCAGAACAGGCCTCTGAAGCCCTGGAGAAATCGAAATATCTAGAGCAAAACCTCAACACCCTCTCGAAAGAGACTGTCCCGCAGCTGGAGCGCGATCTCGAAcgagaaaagggcaaggccaagaagggcgaAAACCTGGCGAGGAGCCTGGGCCAAGCACTACAAGAGGAGAAGCGCATCAATGAAGGTCTGATGAAGCGGATCGAGCATCTCGACGGCGAGGCGGCCACGATGCGCAAGCAGATGGAGGAGCAGAAGACGGAGATTGCGGACCTAAAAGAGATGAATCGAGATTTGACAATGTTTATTTCCGGCCAGGAAAAGctgaaagagatggagaacGAGGGAAAGATTGAGGAGGGTGAGCTTGAGGGGGGGTACTATGAGTGTTCCTGA
- a CDS encoding uncharacterized protein (TransMembrane:4 (i435-451o457-480i501-521o541-565i)) has product MASKEVAASAATEAEPHDASAEGSEQPQKELYPMINWKYDLFLYGMGNLVNLFFREVIPRGAWRVPQSGPVLFVAAPHANQFVDAILLQRTLRLDANRRVSLLIAQKSVHGFIGWGSRQVGSVPVGRAQDAAKPATGFIYLPDPINDPTLIRGVGTKFGEGEGEPQGMLFLPPGKKTSGESVNIDQILGPEEIRIKRPFKTQLGLKQLTGRDDIDKDGNFTNKSINGPAPGYQGTKYKLAPHTDQTKVYEAVFARLRSGGCVGIFPEGGSHDRSELLPIKAGVAIMALGALAESPNCGLKIVPVGMNYFHPHKFRSRAVIEFGAPFEIPPHVVEMYRNNQRREAIGQVIDTVYQALSSVTVSAPDYDILMVIQAARRLYNPTGKKLPLPVVVELNRRLALGYERYKNDERITKLSKSVKEYNSQLRYLNLRDHQVQYATMSIWKVIVLFIYRSIKLLILFLCTVPGLLLFSPVFVATKIISRKKAKAALAGSTVKIRGRDVMATWKILVACGLAPTLYHGYSIAVVARAWYDRLWGYLPEWVPLFFVYLAIWVVWVAITIAALRFGEVGMDIFKSLRPLVLCLVPASDYNIHKLKLRRAELSAQVTELINTLGPEMFSDFDKTRLVPDFTKVETGGTQSSPAETRPRRDSDQSSTGVDLETPPALSRRSTTQSSRLLPRNDSFSNIGRVGIFSTRPPSRSRSRSNSSGGGFGSSGFPISGFTTLDSAEGFGEASRKIREAMKDRRRKSDKVKMQSGADEDENSDSDEDGYNEARKKNV; this is encoded by the exons ATGGCCTCGAAAGAAGTCGCGGCGTCGGCTGCGACGGAGGCAGAGCCTCATGATGCATCGGCTGAGGGGTCTGAGCAACCCCAGAAGGAGCTCTACCCCATGATCAACTGGAAGTACGACCTGTTTCTCTACGGCATGGGCAATCTGGTGAACCTGTTCTTCAGAGAGGTTATACCACGAGGCGCATGGAGAGTTCCACAGAGCGGACCGGTGCTCTTTGTCGCTGCGCCGCATGCAAACCAG TTTGTCGACGCCATCCTTCTGCAACGAACACTGCGACTAGACGCCAACCGCCGAGTATCGCTCCTGATTGCGCAGAAGTCTGTCCACGGCTTCATTGGCTGGGGATCCCGCCAGGTCGGCTCCGTTCCCGTCGGGCGAGCACAAGACGCCGCGAAGCCTGCAACGGGCTTCATCTATCTCCCGGACCCGATCAACGACCCGACACTGATTCGAGGAGTGGGTACAAAGtttggcgagggcgagggcgagccTCAGGGAATGCTGTTTTTGCCCCCGGGTAAGAAGACATCGGGCGAAAGTGTCAACATTGATCAGATCCTAGGCCCTGAGGAAATTCGCATCAAGCGACCGTTCAAGACTCAACTGGGCCTGAAGCAGCTCACTGGTCGAGACGATATTGACAAAGATGGCAACTTTACGAATAAATCAATCAACGGCCCGGCGCCGGGATACCAGGGGACTAAATACAAGCTTGCGCCTCATACGGACCAGACAAAAGTATACGAGGCTGTCTTTGCGCGACTGAGGAGTGGTGGATGTGTCGGTATCTTCCCCGAAGGCGGCAGCCACGATCGCTCCGAGCTGCTCCCAATCAAGGCCGGCGTGGCCATCATGGCTCTGGGAGCGCTGGCCGAGTCGCCCAACTGTGGCCTCAAGATTGTGCCCGTGGGCATGAACTACTTCCACCCGCACAAGTTCCGCTCGCGTGCTGTTATTGAGTTTGGAGCGCCCTTTGAGATACCGCCGCACGTGGTTGAAATGTACCGGAATAACCAGCGAAGAGAGGCAATCGGCCAGGTCATCGACACTGTCTACCAAGCACTCAGCTCTGTGACCGTCTCGGCTCCGGATTACGACATCCTGATGGTGATTCAAGCAGCGAGAAGACTCTACAATCCTACCGGCAAGAAGTTGCCTTTGCCCGTCGTGGTGGAACTAAACCGACGCTTGGCGCTGGGCTACGAGCGTTATAAAAACGATGAGAGGATAACTAAGCTGTCCAAGAGCGTGAAAGAGTACAATTCGCAGCTACGGTATCTCAACTTGAGGGATCACCAGGTGCAGTACGCCACCATGTCGATCTGGAAAGTAATTGTGCTTTTCATCTACCGCTCGATCAAGCTCCTgattctcttcctctgcacGGTCCCCGGTCTCCTCTTGTTCTCCCCAGTCTTTGTGGCCACAAAGATTATCAGCCgaaagaaggccaaggcagcACTGGCGGGCTCAACTGTCAAGATCCGTGGACGTGACGTCATGGCCACATGGAAGATTCTCGTTGCCTGTGGATTGGCTCCGACGCTCTATCACGGCTACTCGATTGCTGTCGTTGCTAGGGCCTGGTATGATCGTCTCTGGGGCTATCTACCGGAATGGgtgcctcttttctttgtgtATCTGGCTATCTGGGTGGTCTGGGTGGCTATCACCATTGCTGCGCTGCGGTTCGGAGAGGTGGGGATGGATATTTTCAAGTCTCTTAGACCGCTGGTGCTATGTCTGGTTCCTGCATCTGATTACAACATTCATAAGCTGAAACTGAGGCGGGCAGAGCTGAGCGCGCAGGTAACGGAGCTGATCAACACACTTGGACCAGAAATGTTCTCCGACTTTGATAAAACAAGACTCGTTCCTGATTTCACGAAAGTCGAGACAGGCGGCACTCAGTCATCGCCCGCAGAGACTCGCCCCCGGCGCGACAGCGACCAGTCAAGCACCGGTGTCGATTTGGAGACGCCCCCAGCGCTATCACGCCGCAGCACTACGCAGTCCAGCCGCTTGTTGCCCAGGAACGACTCTTTCAGTAACATTGGCAGAGTTGGCATCTTCTCAACACGGCCGCCATCACGCTCACGCAGCCGATCCAACAGCTCGGGTGGCGGCTTCGGATCTAGTGGCTTCCCAATCAGCGGTTTCACAACTCTGGATTCTGCTGAAGGCTTTGGTGAAGCCAGCCGCAAGATCAGAGAAGCCATGAAGGATAGGCGGAGGAAGTCTGATAAGGTCAAGATGCAAAGCGGTGCAGATGAGGACGAGAATTCTGATAGCGATGAGGACGGATACAACGaagcgaggaagaagaatgtgTAA
- a CDS encoding uncharacterized protein (EggNog:ENOG41) encodes MSQPSDYTVGWICALETEYVAALAFLDEEHDGPATVSPNDNNAYTLGKIGGHNVVIAVLPDGEYGISSATSVARDMMHTFGNIRVGLMVGIGGGAPSKRHDIRLGDIVVSAPRDGKGGVFQYDFGKTIQGQSFRPTGFLNQPPALLRAAVTAIRGQHKLKGHKLETHINDILQQNKRLQTTHSRPDPSDDRLYQSKVMHSKGCDNCSAACDTDPSKIVSRLKRTEDEDNPAIHYGLIASGNQLMKDALVRDKLAAEEDILCFEMEAAGLTNHFPCLVIRGICDYSDSHKNKEWQGYASMTAAAYARDLLRRIAPGRIETEKKIIEILSGVQQSVDEVVQVQYEQANKAILDWLTQIEYGPQHSDFLHRREPGTGQWFLGCDEYQTWLSSNKCTLFCPGIPGSGKTILTAIVVNDLITRFRNDPTIGIAYIYFNFRQRDDQTIENLMASLLKQLSRNQSFPESVKDLYNRHEKDQTRPSADEISQALQCVATTYSKVFIVIDALDECQSFNNCGLKLLSYIFNLQTNTTTNFLATSRLIPDIEGQFKTHLKREILATNEDVHTYLDGHMSDLPRCILNRPDIQEKIKTEIASAVDGMFCLRSSISIRSKTRHPRSKSSPH; translated from the exons ATGTCTCAGCCTAGCGACTACACGGTCGGTTGGATCTGCGCCTTAGAAACGGAGTATGTAGCTGCTCTAGCATTTCTCGATGAGGAACACGACGGACCTGCAACTGTGTCACCCAACGACAATAACGCTTATACACTGGGCAAAATAGGGGGTCACAATGTCGTTATTGCCGTTTTACCTGACGGGGAGTACGGCATATCCTCTGCTACCAGTGTTGCAAGAGACATGATGCATACATTTGGTAATATTAGAGTTGGCCTGATGGTGGGGATTGGTGGTGGTGCGCCGAGCAAAAGACATGATATTCGTTTAGGCGACATTGTGGTCAGCGCTCCTCGAGATGGAAAAGGTGGCGTATTTCAGTACGACTTTGGCAAAACCATTCAAGGTCAGAGCTTCAGACCAACAGGGTTTCTTAACCAGCCTCCAGCTCTCCTGCGTGCTGCAGTGACTGCAATTCGCGGCCAGCACAAATTAAAAGGCCACAAGCTTGAAACGCATATCAACGACATCCTCCAGCAGAATAAAAGGCTCCAGACGACACACAGCCGGCCAGATCCAAGTGATGATAGGCTATATCAGTCCAAAGTTATGCATTCTAAGGGTTGCGATAATTGTTCAGCAGCCTGTGATACTGATCCATCAAAGATAGTATCGCGACTCAAACGGACCGAGGACGAAGATAACCCGGCAATCCACTACGGCCTCATTGCCTCTGGAAATCAGTTAATGAAAGATGCTTTGGTTAGGGACAAACtggctgcagaagaagacattTTATGCTTTGAAATGGAAGCAGCAGGATTAACAAATCACTTTCCTTGCCTGGTCATCCGCGGTATATGCGACTATTCGGATTCCCACAAGAACAAGGAGTGGCAGGGCTATGCCTCAATGACAGCAGCTGCATATGCAAGGGACCTTCTCCGCCGAATAGCTCCTGGCAGGATTGAAACTGAGAAGAAAATTATTGAAATTCTTTCTG GCGTCCAGCAAAGCGTTGACGAAGTTGTCCAAGTGCAATATGAGCAGGCCAATAAAGCTATCCTTGATTGGCTTACGCAAATTGAATATGGACCTCAGCATAGCGACTTCCTTCACAGGCGAGAACCAGGAACTGGACAATGGTTCTTAGGCTGTGACGAGTACCAGACCTGGCTGAGCTCTAACAAATGCACACTATTCTGCCCAGGCATCCCAGGATCGGGCAAAACGATTCTCACAGCGATCGTAGTCAATGATCTCATTACAAGATTTCGGAATGATCCAACGATAGGCATTGCGTACATCTACTTTAATTTTCGGCAACGAGATGACCAAACGATTGAAAACTTGATGGCGAGTCTGCTGAAACAGCTATCTCGAAATCAGTCTTTCCCAGAGAGTGTGAAAGATCTCTACAACCGACATGAGAAAGATCAGACGAGACCATCAGCAGACGAGATCTCGCAGGCTCTCCAGTGCGTCGCAACCACTTACTCAAAAGTGTTCATCGTTATCGATGCGCTTGACGAATGCCAATCGTTTAATAACTGCGGATTAAAACTCCTATCATacatcttcaatctccaaACCAACACTACAACAAACTTCCTTGCAACTTCACGACTCATTCCGGATATTGAGGGACAATTCAAGACGCACCTGAAACGAGAAATCTTAGCCACTAATGAAGATGTGCACACTTATCTTGATGGCCATATGTCGGATCTCCCAAGATGTATCTTGAACAGGCCGGATATACAAGAAAAAATCAAGACTGAAATCGCAAGTGCCGTGGATGGAAT GTTTTGCTTGCGCAGCTCTATCTCAATTCgctcaaagacaagacatcCCCGAAGCAAATCAAGTCCGCATTAG